A single region of the Cynocephalus volans isolate mCynVol1 chromosome 12, mCynVol1.pri, whole genome shotgun sequence genome encodes:
- the PANX2 gene encoding pannexin-2, whose protein sequence is MHRLLEHSADMATALLAGEKLRELILPGAQDDKAGALAALLLQLKLELPFDRVVTIGTVLVPILLVTLVFTKNFAEEPIYCYTPHNFTRDQALYARGYCWTELRDALPGVDASLWPSLFEHKFLPYALLAFAAVMYVPALGWEFLASTRLTSELSFLLQEIDNCYHRAAEGRAPKIEKQIQSKGPGITERERREIIENAEKDKSPEQNLFEKYLERRGRSNFLAKLYLARHVLILLLSALPISYLCTYYATQTQNEFTCALGAAPDGAGRAVRVPCKLPAVQLQRIVAGVDIVLLCVMNLVILLNLVHLFIFRKSNFVFDKLHKVGIKTRRQWRRSQFCDINILAMFCDENRDHIKSLNRLDFITNESDLMYDNVVRQLLAALAQSNHDATPTVRDSGVQTGDPSASPAEPPVVKRPRRKIKWIPTANALPPPFREQPAPARADPGKADKPKPARRKAAPDALVAPLLDAGARHAGPAADKKHARHFSLDVHPYILGSRKAKAGPQPAALPASRSQDGGFLAPAAAAPEDTPLPEKESLYPAEPTLAGLPSGGPFHVCSPPAVSAVAPLSPASLGKVDPLAILSRNATHPLLHINTLYEAREEEEGGPRVPPDMGDLIAIPPPQQILIATFDEPRTVVSTVEF, encoded by the exons ATGCACCGGCTCCTGGAGCACTCGGCGGACATGGCGACGGCGCTGCTGGCGGGCGAGAAGCTGCGCGAGCTGATCCTGCCGGGCGCGCAGGACGACAAGGCGGGCGCGCTGGCAGCGCTGCTGCTGCAGCTCAAGCTCGAGCTGCCCTTCGACCGCGTGGTCACCATCGGCACCGTGCTCGTCCCCATCCTGCTGGTCACCCTGGTCTTCACCAAGAACTTCGCAG AGGAACCCATTTACTGTTACACCCCGCACAACTTCACACGCGACCAGGCGCTGTACGCCCGCGGCTACTGCTGGACGGAGCTGCGGGACGCGCTGCCCGGCGTGGACGCCAGCCTGTGGCCGTCGCTGTTCGAGCACAAGTTCCTGCCCTACGCGCTGCTGGCCTTCGCCGCCGTCATGTACGTGCCCGCGCTGGGCTGGGAGTTCCTGGCGTCCACGCGCCTCACCTCGGAGCTCAGCTTCCTGCTGCAGGAGATCGACAACTGCTACCACCGCGCGGCCGAGGGCCGGGCGCCCAAGATCGAGAAGCAGATCCAGTCCAAGGGCCCCGGCATCACGGAGCGCGAGCGGCGCGAGATCATCGAGAACGCCGAGAAGGACAAGAGCCCCGAGCAGAACCTGTTCGAGAAGTACCTGGAGCGGCGCGGCCGCAGCAACTTCCTGGCCAAGCTGTACCTGGCGCGGCACGTGCTCATCCTGCTGCTCAGCGCGCTGCCCATCTCCTACCTGTGCACCTACTACGCCACGCAGACGCAGAACGAGTTCACGTGCGCGCTGGGCGCGGCGCCCGACGGCGCGGGCCGGGCCGTGCGCGTCCCCTGCAAGCTGCCGGCCGTGCAGCTGCAGCGCATCGTGGCGGGCGTGGACATCGTGCTGCTGTGCGTCATGAACCTCGTCATCCTGCTCAACCTCGTGCACCTCTTCATCTTCCGCAAGAGCAACTTCGTCTTCGACAAGCTGCACAAGGTGGGCATCAAGACGCGCCGGCAGTGGCGCCGCTCGCAGTTCTGCGACATCAACATCCTGGCCATGTTCTGCGACGAGAACCGCGACCACATCAAGTCGCTCAACCGGCTGGACTTCATCACCAACGAGAGCGACCTCATGTACGACAACGTGGTGCGCCAGCTGCTGGCGGCGCTGGCGCAGTCCAACCACGACGCCACGCCCACCGTGCGCGACTCGGGCGTGCAGACCGGGGACCCGAGCGCCAGCCCGGCCGAGCCGCCCGTGGTGAAGCGGCCGCGCAGGAAGATCAAGTGGATCCCCACGGCCAACGCGCTGccgccgcccttccgggagcAGCCGGCGCCCGCGCGCGCCGACCCGGGCAAGGCCGACAAGCCCAAGCCTGCGCGCAGGAAGGCGGCCCCCGACGCGCTCGTCGCGCCGCTGCTGGACGCGGGCGCGCGCCACGCGGGCCCCGCCGCCGACAAGAAGCACGCGCGCCACTTCTCGCTGGACGTGCACCCCTACATCCTGGGCTCCAGGAAGGCCAAGGCCGGGCCCCAGCCCGCCGCGCTGCCCGCCTCCCGCAGCCAGGACGGCGGCTTCCTGGCCCCGGCCGCGGCCGCCCCCGAAG ATACTCCTCTCCCAGAGAAGGAAAGCTTGTACCCGGCAGAGCCCACCCTGGCAGGGCTTCCTTCTGGGGGGCCGTTTCACGTCTGCTCGCCCCCTGCCGTCTCCGCCGTGGCCCCCCTGTCGCCAGCCAGCCTGGGCAAGGTGGACCCCCTCGCCATCCTGAGCCGAAACGCCACTCACCCCCTGCTCCACATCAACACGCTGTATGAGGCccgggaggaggaggaagggggtcCCCGCGTGCCCCCGGACATGGGCGACCTCATCGCCATACCCCCCCCACAGCAGATCCTCATTGCCACCTTCGACGAGCCGCGAACGGTTGTGAGTACTGTGGAGTTTTGA